A window of Paraburkholderia bryophila contains these coding sequences:
- the rbsK gene encoding ribokinase, translating into MSHNNSIERRGRVVILGIYVTDLTFRAERMPLIGETIAGSAFAMGPGGKGSNQAVAAARAGADVVFCTRLGNDAFGEIARATWVREGITARASVIDGVSTGAAHIFVDDTSGMNAIIVASGAAGTMNAADVDAIEADIAGARVFVTQLEQPLPAARRGLEVARRHGVITVFNPAPALPLDDDIFPLCDYITPNETEATALTGVPIANADDARRAADVLLAKGVGTVIVTLGEAGALLHSATQSVLVPAYHCGRVVETAGAGDGFTGGFAAALARGDDPIAALRFGCALAGISVTRPGTAPSMPTLDEVNRVLNQSASASQAS; encoded by the coding sequence ATGAGCCACAACAACTCGATCGAACGACGCGGCCGCGTCGTGATTCTGGGCATCTACGTCACCGACCTGACGTTTCGCGCCGAGCGTATGCCGTTGATCGGCGAGACGATCGCCGGCTCCGCGTTCGCGATGGGGCCGGGCGGCAAGGGCTCGAATCAGGCAGTGGCCGCCGCGCGCGCCGGCGCCGACGTGGTGTTCTGCACGCGGCTCGGCAACGACGCGTTCGGTGAAATCGCCCGTGCGACGTGGGTCAGGGAGGGCATCACGGCGCGTGCATCGGTGATCGACGGCGTGTCGACCGGTGCGGCACATATCTTCGTCGACGACACGAGCGGCATGAACGCGATCATCGTCGCGTCCGGTGCGGCCGGCACGATGAATGCGGCCGACGTCGACGCGATTGAAGCCGACATTGCCGGTGCGCGTGTCTTCGTCACGCAACTGGAGCAGCCGCTGCCGGCCGCACGTCGCGGACTCGAAGTGGCGCGGCGCCATGGCGTCATTACCGTGTTCAACCCCGCGCCCGCGCTGCCCCTCGATGACGACATCTTTCCGTTGTGCGACTACATCACCCCGAACGAAACCGAAGCCACTGCGCTAACCGGCGTGCCGATCGCGAACGCCGACGACGCTCGCCGTGCCGCCGACGTACTGCTTGCCAAAGGCGTCGGCACGGTGATCGTGACGCTCGGCGAGGCCGGCGCGCTGCTGCATTCGGCGACTCAATCCGTGCTCGTGCCGGCTTATCACTGTGGCCGCGTGGTGGAAACGGCGGGCGCCGGCGACGGCTTCACCGGTGGCTTTGCCGCAGCGCTCGCGCGTGGCGACGATCCGATCGCGGCACTGCGTTTTGGTTGCGCGTTGGCCGGCATTTCCGTCACGCGTCCGGGCACGGCGCCTTCCATGCCGACGCTGGATGAAGTGAATCGCGTATTGAACCAGTCGGCCAGCGCATCGCAGGCATCCTGA
- a CDS encoding ABC transporter permease: MKSSFTAGKLFGDRQLNFLLIVNVLVVLVATWLSHGQFVDIDNLQSMGGQLPELGLLALGIMLSMVSGNGGIDLSGVGLANLSGMVAALIVPHFVNGDDSPALYTSLFCVIVVVMGLLGGLLNGVVIARLRLTPILCTLGTQLLFTGFAVVLSNGASVHVDYVDPLSNIGNGTVFQVPIAFCIFVAAVIVLGWLLKRSPFGLRLYLMGTNPKAAFYAGIPRARMLITTYAMCGVLASLAGLISAAHTSSAKWDYGNSYLLIAILIAVMGGVNPAGGHGRIICVFFAATVLQFLSSLFNLMGVSQFFGDCAWGFLLLLSLAFAGGERVRTIFGFGGSGTGATGSGPSPGAGAAQKR, translated from the coding sequence ATGAAGTCCTCGTTCACCGCAGGAAAACTGTTCGGCGATCGGCAACTGAATTTCCTGCTGATCGTCAACGTGCTCGTCGTGCTGGTCGCGACGTGGCTCTCGCATGGCCAGTTCGTCGATATCGACAATCTGCAGTCGATGGGCGGGCAACTCCCCGAACTCGGCCTGCTCGCGCTCGGCATCATGCTCTCGATGGTGTCGGGCAACGGCGGTATCGATCTGTCCGGCGTCGGTCTGGCGAACCTGTCCGGTATGGTCGCGGCGCTGATCGTGCCGCATTTTGTTAATGGCGACGATTCGCCCGCGCTCTACACGTCGCTGTTCTGTGTGATCGTCGTGGTGATGGGATTGCTCGGCGGATTGCTGAACGGCGTGGTGATCGCGCGGCTCAGGCTCACGCCGATTCTCTGTACGCTCGGCACGCAACTGCTGTTCACGGGTTTCGCGGTGGTGCTCAGCAATGGCGCCTCGGTGCATGTGGACTATGTGGACCCCCTGTCGAATATCGGCAACGGCACGGTATTTCAGGTGCCCATCGCGTTCTGCATCTTCGTCGCCGCGGTGATCGTGCTCGGCTGGTTGCTCAAACGCAGTCCATTTGGCTTGCGTCTCTATCTGATGGGCACCAATCCCAAAGCCGCGTTCTACGCCGGCATTCCGCGCGCGCGGATGCTGATCACCACGTATGCCATGTGCGGCGTGCTCGCGTCGCTGGCCGGACTGATCAGCGCGGCGCACACGTCCAGCGCGAAATGGGACTACGGCAATTCCTATCTGCTGATCGCGATTCTGATCGCGGTGATGGGCGGCGTGAATCCCGCCGGCGGTCATGGCCGCATCATCTGCGTTTTTTTTGCCGCGACCGTGCTGCAGTTTCTGTCGAGCCTGTTCAATCTCATGGGCGTATCGCAGTTCTTCGGCGATTGCGCGTGGGGCTTTCTGTTGTTGCTGTCGCTCGCGTTTGCGGGTGGCGAGCGGGTGCGGACGATTTTCGGATTCGGCGGCAGCGGGACGGGCGCAACGGGTTCAGGCCCGAGCCCAGGCGCCGGCGCCGCGCAGAAACGTTAG
- a CDS encoding autoinducer 2 ABC transporter substrate-binding protein: protein MKLTRLSAALTAGALAVGVIAAAHAATNETIVTVVKVTGINWFNRMDDGVKQFAKDNPGVTAYQTGPGRADAAQQLKIIEDLIAKKVTAIAVVPYDPPTLEPALKKAMDRGIKVVTHEADNEKNTMVDIEAFDNTAYGAGLNERLASCMHDDGKWAVLVGSLGSRSQVQWADGGIGNAKAKYPKMDLVEPKLETNNDGERAYEVAKEVLRKHPDLKGFQGSSSLDVIGIGRAVEEAGMQGKICVYGTGLPTEAGKFLESGAINGIAFWDPKLAGIAMNKIAQMLIDGKTVENGADLGIPGYTKVTVAKGPGKGIIVRGQGWVNVDKSNYKQYPF from the coding sequence ATGAAACTGACTCGACTGAGCGCCGCGTTGACAGCCGGCGCGCTTGCGGTAGGCGTGATCGCGGCGGCGCATGCGGCGACCAATGAGACGATCGTTACCGTCGTGAAGGTGACCGGGATCAACTGGTTCAACCGGATGGACGACGGCGTCAAGCAATTCGCTAAAGACAATCCGGGCGTGACCGCGTATCAGACCGGTCCGGGACGCGCGGATGCGGCACAGCAACTCAAGATCATCGAAGACCTGATCGCGAAGAAGGTCACGGCCATCGCCGTGGTGCCCTACGATCCACCCACGCTCGAACCGGCGCTGAAGAAAGCGATGGATCGCGGCATCAAGGTGGTGACGCATGAGGCCGACAACGAAAAGAACACGATGGTCGACATCGAAGCGTTCGACAACACCGCGTATGGCGCAGGCCTGAACGAACGGCTCGCTTCATGCATGCACGACGACGGCAAGTGGGCCGTGCTGGTCGGCTCGCTCGGCAGCCGTTCGCAGGTGCAGTGGGCCGACGGCGGGATCGGCAACGCGAAGGCCAAGTATCCGAAGATGGATCTGGTCGAGCCGAAGCTCGAAACCAATAACGACGGCGAGCGCGCCTATGAAGTCGCGAAAGAAGTGCTGCGCAAGCATCCGGATCTGAAGGGCTTCCAGGGTTCGTCGTCGCTCGACGTGATCGGCATTGGCCGCGCGGTTGAGGAAGCCGGCATGCAGGGCAAGATCTGCGTGTACGGCACGGGCCTGCCGACGGAAGCGGGCAAGTTCCTCGAAAGCGGTGCGATCAACGGCATTGCGTTCTGGGACCCGAAACTGGCGGGCATTGCAATGAACAAGATCGCGCAGATGCTGATCGACGGCAAGACGGTCGAGAACGGCGCCGACCTCGGTATTCCGGGCTACACGAAGGTGACCGTCGCGAAAGGGCCGGGTAAGGGCATTATCGTGCGCGGCCAAGGCTGGGTGAACGTCGACAAGTCGAACTACAAGCAGTATCCGTTCTGA
- a CDS encoding sugar ABC transporter ATP-binding protein, translating to MNQDVSSASSDATQPFLQVVGVHKRFTGVHALRGVSLSFERGQIYHLLGENGCGKSTLIKIISGAQPPDEGELVIEGVRHARLSALESLAAGIETVYQDLSLLPNMSVAENVALTAELAGHAGKLARTFDRRALARTAARALESVGLPGDAGFQATLIEQLPLATRQLVAIARAIASEAKFVIMDEPTTSLTQKEVDNLIAVLANLRAQDVTVLFVSHKLDECYAIGGEVIVLRDGQTMAQGPIAQFTKAQISELMTGRHLSTERYREGAVGQDVVLEVRGLTRSGQFNDVSFALHAGEILGVTGLLDSGRNELARALAGVAPAQTGQVVLDGKNITLRTPSDAKDHRIGYVPEDRLNEGLFLDKPIRDNVITAMISSLRDRFGQIDRARAMALAEQTVKDLQISTPGVDKPVQSLSGGNQQRVLIGRWLAIDPRVLILHGPTVGVDVGSKDIIYRIMQRLSQRGIGIILISDDLPELLQNCDRILMMKKGRVANEYQADTLSEADLYHALLSEAA from the coding sequence ATGAATCAAGACGTATCTTCAGCTAGTTCCGACGCAACGCAGCCGTTTCTGCAAGTGGTCGGCGTACACAAGCGTTTTACCGGCGTGCATGCTTTGCGCGGTGTGAGCCTGTCGTTCGAGCGTGGCCAGATCTATCACCTGCTTGGTGAAAACGGCTGCGGCAAGAGCACGCTCATCAAGATCATCTCCGGCGCGCAGCCGCCTGACGAAGGCGAACTCGTGATCGAGGGCGTGCGTCATGCGCGGCTCTCGGCGCTCGAATCGCTCGCGGCCGGTATCGAAACCGTCTATCAGGATCTCTCGCTACTGCCCAATATGAGCGTGGCGGAAAACGTCGCGCTGACCGCCGAACTGGCCGGGCACGCAGGCAAGCTCGCTCGCACGTTCGACCGCCGCGCGCTCGCGCGCACGGCAGCGCGTGCGCTCGAATCGGTCGGCCTGCCTGGCGACGCCGGGTTCCAGGCGACGCTCATCGAACAACTGCCGCTTGCCACGCGGCAACTCGTGGCGATCGCTCGCGCAATTGCCAGCGAGGCGAAGTTCGTCATCATGGACGAGCCGACTACGTCGCTGACGCAAAAGGAAGTCGACAACCTGATCGCGGTGCTCGCCAATCTGCGCGCACAGGACGTGACGGTGCTGTTCGTGAGTCACAAGCTCGACGAGTGCTATGCGATCGGCGGTGAAGTGATCGTGCTGCGCGACGGGCAAACCATGGCGCAAGGGCCGATCGCGCAATTCACCAAGGCGCAGATCAGCGAACTGATGACGGGCCGCCATTTATCCACCGAGCGTTATCGCGAGGGTGCGGTAGGGCAGGACGTTGTGCTGGAGGTACGTGGTCTTACGCGTAGCGGCCAGTTCAACGATGTCTCGTTCGCGCTGCATGCCGGTGAAATTCTCGGCGTGACCGGTCTGCTCGACTCCGGGCGCAATGAACTCGCGCGCGCACTCGCGGGCGTGGCGCCGGCGCAAACGGGGCAGGTGGTGCTCGACGGTAAGAACATCACGTTGCGCACGCCGTCGGACGCGAAAGATCATCGCATCGGCTATGTGCCGGAAGACCGCCTGAATGAAGGGCTATTTCTCGACAAGCCGATCCGCGACAACGTGATCACCGCAATGATCTCCAGCTTGCGCGACCGCTTTGGTCAGATCGACCGAGCACGCGCGATGGCGCTCGCGGAACAGACGGTGAAGGATTTGCAGATATCGACACCCGGTGTCGACAAACCCGTGCAGTCGCTGTCGGGCGGCAACCAGCAGCGGGTGCTGATCGGCCGCTGGCTCGCCATCGATCCACGCGTGCTGATCCTGCATGGGCCGACGGTCGGTGTCGACGTCGGGTCGAAAGACATCATCTATCGCATCATGCAGCGTTTGTCGCAACGCGGGATCGGCATTATTCTGATCAGCGACGACTTGCCCGAACTGCTGCAGAACTGCGACCGCATCCTGATGATGAAGAAGGGCCGCGTGGCGAACGAATATCAGGCCGATACGTTGAGCGAAGCCGACCTGTACCACGCGCTGCTGTCGGAAGCGGCATAA
- a CDS encoding ABC transporter permease yields MNSRIHSRMNQTMTTPTVVEVAPEVKPPSLRAKLARNPEWFTVGLIVVTCVIVGAINPRFFQLATLFDLLHSATTTSLFALGTLVVLASGGIDVSFTAIAALTMYGITKAVFAWWPDAPFALILMTGAIGGVMLGVINGLLVHRLKAPSLIVTIGTQYLYRGLLLTFIGTSFFMNIPHSMDRFGRIPLVSFQTADGLRAVLPVSVVALVAAALVTWWLLNRTMMGRGVYAMGGSLAIAERLGYNLRAIHLFVFGYTGLLAGIAGILHVSNNRLANPFDLVGSELDVIAAVILGGARITGGTGTVAGTLLGVVLVTLINNVLILVGVPSTWQKVIIGAFILIAGTLFAFQRKN; encoded by the coding sequence ATGAACTCGCGCATCCATTCGCGCATGAACCAGACCATGACCACACCGACCGTCGTCGAAGTCGCACCGGAGGTCAAGCCGCCGAGCTTGCGAGCCAAACTCGCGCGTAATCCCGAGTGGTTCACCGTCGGGCTGATCGTGGTGACGTGCGTGATCGTCGGCGCGATCAATCCGCGCTTCTTTCAACTGGCCACGCTGTTCGATCTGCTGCATTCGGCTACCACGACATCGCTGTTTGCGCTGGGCACGCTGGTCGTGCTCGCGTCCGGCGGGATCGACGTGTCGTTCACCGCCATCGCCGCACTGACCATGTACGGCATCACGAAAGCGGTGTTCGCGTGGTGGCCCGACGCGCCGTTTGCGCTGATCCTGATGACCGGCGCGATTGGCGGTGTCATGCTGGGCGTGATCAACGGCTTGCTGGTGCATCGGTTGAAAGCGCCTTCGCTGATCGTCACGATCGGCACGCAGTACCTGTATCGCGGGCTGTTGCTGACGTTCATCGGCACGTCGTTCTTCATGAACATTCCGCACAGCATGGATCGCTTCGGCCGCATTCCGCTGGTGTCTTTCCAAACGGCGGATGGTTTGCGCGCCGTGTTGCCCGTGTCAGTCGTGGCGCTGGTGGCGGCCGCACTCGTGACGTGGTGGCTGCTGAACCGGACGATGATGGGACGCGGCGTTTACGCGATGGGCGGCAGCCTGGCGATTGCCGAGCGGCTCGGCTACAACCTGCGCGCGATCCATCTGTTCGTGTTCGGCTATACCGGCTTGCTGGCCGGCATTGCGGGCATTCTGCACGTATCGAACAACCGGCTCGCGAATCCGTTCGATCTGGTGGGCTCGGAACTCGATGTGATTGCCGCGGTGATTCTGGGCGGCGCGCGCATTACCGGCGGCACGGGGACGGTGGCGGGCACGCTGCTCGGCGTGGTGCTCGTGACGTTGATCAACAACGTGCTGATTCTGGTGGGCGTGCCGAGTACCTGGCAGAAGGTGATTATCGGCGCGTTCATTCTGATTGCCGGCACGCTGTTCGCGTTTCAGCGGAAGAATTGA
- a CDS encoding DeoR/GlpR family DNA-binding transcription regulator, with amino-acid sequence MLKPDRLRALAEALAKQNVMRLRDAASLLNVSEMTVRRDIAGSPERFTYLGGYIVSATDVPNNAGYSLEEEKDHFAQAKAEASAVAAGLIGDNETLFIDCGTTLTTLARLIPIERHVTVVCYSLNVAEILRRKPNVRMILLGGVYIPSSDSFAGEESLEMLRRMGINKAFISAGGVDTARGVTCWNFHEVALKQAAMASAVERHLVVDKSKFGVVKAVRFSQVDDFDSIITEAGQTPRKRK; translated from the coding sequence ATGCTGAAACCCGATCGCCTCCGCGCCCTCGCCGAAGCGCTGGCCAAGCAGAACGTCATGCGCTTGCGCGACGCCGCAAGCCTGCTGAACGTCTCGGAGATGACTGTCCGCCGCGACATCGCCGGCAGTCCCGAACGATTCACCTATCTCGGCGGTTACATCGTCAGCGCGACGGATGTGCCGAATAACGCCGGCTATTCGCTCGAAGAAGAGAAAGATCATTTCGCGCAGGCCAAAGCGGAAGCGTCTGCCGTGGCGGCAGGTCTGATTGGCGATAACGAAACGTTGTTTATCGATTGCGGTACAACGCTCACCACCTTGGCCCGGCTGATTCCCATTGAACGCCACGTGACCGTGGTGTGTTATTCGCTGAACGTCGCGGAGATTTTGCGGCGCAAACCGAATGTGCGAATGATCCTGCTAGGCGGCGTCTACATTCCCTCTTCGGATTCATTCGCAGGCGAAGAAAGTCTGGAAATGCTGCGCCGCATGGGCATCAACAAGGCGTTTATTTCGGCGGGCGGCGTAGACACCGCGCGCGGCGTCACCTGCTGGAATTTCCATGAAGTCGCGCTCAAACAGGCCGCGATGGCGAGCGCCGTGGAGCGTCATCTGGTGGTGGACAAGAGCAAGTTCGGCGTCGTCAAGGCCGTGCGTTTCTCGCAGGTCGACGACTTCGATTCGATCATCACCGAAGCCGGTCAAACGCCGCGCAAGCGTAAATAA
- a CDS encoding VOC family protein, with product MAELVTCLWFDQGRAREAAEFYAATFPDSHVDAGHPSPIPGVGQGPDLTVEFTVLGRRFVGLNGGPNYKPNEAISFMVETDTQEETDRYWNAIVGNGGAEAPCGWCKDRWGFSWQITPRRLLELVTGSDREAGKRAMESMMTMKKIDIAAIERAAAAK from the coding sequence ATGGCCGAGCTAGTAACATGCTTGTGGTTCGATCAAGGCAGAGCACGTGAGGCCGCGGAGTTTTACGCCGCGACCTTCCCCGATAGTCATGTCGATGCAGGCCATCCCTCCCCGATACCGGGAGTGGGCCAAGGCCCGGATCTGACGGTCGAGTTCACCGTGCTCGGGCGGCGCTTCGTGGGGCTGAACGGCGGCCCCAACTACAAGCCGAACGAGGCGATCAGTTTCATGGTTGAGACCGATACCCAGGAAGAAACCGACCGCTATTGGAACGCCATTGTCGGCAATGGCGGAGCGGAAGCGCCTTGCGGATGGTGCAAAGACCGCTGGGGCTTTTCGTGGCAGATCACGCCCAGGCGCTTGCTCGAACTCGTCACCGGGTCCGATCGCGAAGCCGGAAAGCGTGCGATGGAATCCATGATGACCATGAAAAAAATCGACATCGCCGCAATAGAACGCGCAGCCGCAGCAAAATAA
- a CDS encoding RidA family protein, whose amino-acid sequence MTDRELIIPPTMQLIVERAGYVPAVKVGATVFCAGQVGRTADLDVIADPEAQFMACWENLRVVLQAAGCTFEDVVDMTTYHVQMSTHMPVFREVKNRVFPRGTYAWTAIGVSELAGAGLLVEIKCVAIKRDPAGLGFP is encoded by the coding sequence ATGACAGACCGCGAATTGATCATCCCTCCGACGATGCAACTCATTGTCGAGCGTGCAGGCTATGTCCCCGCCGTGAAAGTCGGCGCCACCGTTTTCTGCGCCGGCCAGGTCGGTCGCACGGCGGATCTCGACGTCATTGCCGATCCCGAGGCGCAATTCATGGCCTGCTGGGAGAACCTGCGCGTAGTACTGCAAGCGGCCGGTTGTACGTTCGAGGACGTTGTCGACATGACGACGTACCACGTGCAAATGAGCACGCATATGCCTGTATTCCGCGAGGTCAAGAATCGCGTGTTCCCACGAGGCACCTACGCATGGACCGCCATCGGCGTATCGGAACTCGCCGGTGCGGGCTTGCTGGTCGAGATAAAGTGCGTCGCGATCAAGCGGGACCCGGCGGGACTCGGCTTTCCGTAA
- a CDS encoding GNAT family N-acetyltransferase, whose product MIATHSIRAAEPADAARIAVLGAQVWVHTYAAGGVSEIIARYVLTTFTPEKVLALMNDPQVVLLIAEAEGNLAGYIVMRLGSPHADVSTEIETLYIQDSFAGCGIGSALLAQARGIAMERTGNRAIWLMVNSHNEKAISFYHSRGMLQHGVTYFELGGVKHENKVMVARD is encoded by the coding sequence ATGATAGCGACGCATTCAATAAGAGCGGCCGAGCCGGCCGACGCAGCACGTATCGCGGTACTTGGCGCGCAGGTGTGGGTGCATACCTACGCAGCGGGTGGCGTGTCCGAAATCATCGCGCGCTATGTCCTGACGACATTCACGCCAGAGAAAGTTCTCGCGCTAATGAACGACCCACAAGTCGTTCTGTTAATCGCCGAGGCAGAAGGCAATCTCGCCGGCTATATCGTCATGCGCTTAGGTTCTCCCCATGCCGATGTTTCCACCGAGATCGAAACGCTCTACATCCAGGACTCTTTCGCGGGCTGTGGTATCGGGTCCGCATTGCTGGCTCAAGCCAGAGGCATTGCCATGGAGAGAACCGGCAATCGAGCCATCTGGCTGATGGTCAACTCACACAATGAGAAGGCCATTTCTTTTTACCATTCCCGCGGGATGCTGCAGCACGGCGTAACGTACTTTGAGCTTGGCGGCGTCAAACACGAGAACAAAGTGATGGTCGCCCGAGACTAA
- a CDS encoding PhzF family phenazine biosynthesis protein: protein MRIDVHFVNSLTDNEAGGNPAGVVTEGDALNDTQKLEVARQVGLSETAFVSRSEIATIKLEFFTPTRQIAHCGHATIATFSLLRQLGKVADGWLTKETVDGCRSVLVEGGEVLMEQRSPTYSEIDGKSALVTRIAQSIGTLPADFHVMPTVVSTGNRFLIIALPDERCVAEARPDFPAIKAISDELDLIGYYLYCTSTKVAGRHAGTRMFAPRFGINEESATGTAAGPLACFLHDRMGIEDRHITIEQGRLMQPASPSVINVNLEISDCGISRLMAGGKAVVPSSKHVEI, encoded by the coding sequence ATGCGAATTGACGTGCACTTCGTCAACTCCTTGACCGATAACGAAGCAGGCGGCAACCCTGCCGGCGTGGTGACCGAAGGCGATGCGCTGAATGACACTCAGAAGCTTGAGGTGGCACGGCAGGTCGGATTGTCCGAAACCGCTTTCGTCTCGAGGTCGGAGATAGCCACAATCAAGCTGGAGTTCTTCACGCCGACACGCCAGATTGCGCATTGCGGACACGCAACCATTGCTACGTTCTCTCTCCTCCGCCAACTTGGAAAGGTGGCTGATGGATGGCTAACGAAAGAGACCGTCGATGGTTGCCGCAGCGTTCTGGTTGAAGGCGGCGAGGTACTTATGGAGCAGCGCTCGCCTACGTATAGCGAAATCGATGGAAAATCCGCTCTCGTCACGAGAATCGCGCAGTCGATAGGAACGCTGCCGGCGGATTTCCATGTCATGCCCACCGTGGTCAGCACCGGCAACCGGTTCCTCATCATCGCATTGCCCGACGAACGCTGTGTCGCCGAAGCACGCCCGGATTTTCCGGCCATCAAGGCAATCAGCGATGAACTCGACCTGATCGGTTATTACCTTTACTGCACCTCGACAAAAGTCGCGGGACGTCACGCGGGAACACGCATGTTTGCCCCAAGATTCGGCATTAACGAAGAGTCGGCGACCGGCACGGCCGCAGGACCGTTAGCGTGTTTTCTGCACGACCGGATGGGAATCGAAGATCGGCACATAACCATAGAACAGGGACGATTGATGCAACCCGCGTCGCCGAGCGTCATCAACGTGAACCTTGAAATTTCCGACTGCGGAATTTCGCGGTTGATGGCGGGAGGTAAGGCGGTGGTGCCGAGTTCCAAGCACGTGGAAATTTGA
- a CDS encoding arylsulfatase codes for MKMVLSIAVRTFVTTSLAGGASVIQAQNVLPPPAQPFKGKIELRAKDSKVDFPRQTTAPAGAPNILLVLLDDVGFGAASTFGGPVDTPTLEQLAQHGLRYNEFHTTAMCSPTRAALLSGRNHHSVHTGQIMEMATGYPGYDSLVGRDTAGIGEILRQNGWNTAWFGKDHNVPDWETSQAGPFDRWPTGLGFEKFYGFIGGDMNQWRPLLFDNTTPIEPYVGKPDYNLDYDLADQAIKYVQTQHSMAPDKPFFIYYAPGATHAPHHPRKEWVDMYRGKFDQGWDVLREQTLARQKQLGIVPQDTDLTKRSPGIPAWDSLSADDRKLYSRMMEIYAGYLEQTDYNVGRVIKAIDDMGLSDNTLVIYIVGDNGASGEGGVGGSTNLEGAMNGVVPTTAQMLPKIDDLGTWKTYNHFPVGWAHALDTPFQWTKQIASHFGGTRNGMVISWPAHIKEDGQIRSQWHHVIDILPTVLDVSHVPQPVEVNGVKQRPIEGVSMAIRSISRTRLQHVARSISSCSAIARSITTAGSRRPRRSRRRGRPRCRMST; via the coding sequence ATGAAGATGGTTTTGAGTATAGCGGTCCGCACTTTTGTCACGACCAGCCTGGCGGGTGGTGCATCGGTCATCCAGGCACAAAACGTCCTGCCACCGCCGGCTCAGCCCTTCAAGGGCAAAATCGAACTGCGCGCCAAAGACTCCAAGGTCGACTTTCCGCGCCAGACCACCGCGCCGGCCGGTGCCCCGAATATCCTGCTGGTCCTGCTCGACGACGTAGGCTTCGGCGCGGCCAGCACGTTCGGCGGCCCAGTCGATACGCCCACGCTCGAACAGCTCGCGCAGCATGGTTTGCGCTACAACGAATTCCACACCACGGCCATGTGTTCGCCGACACGCGCTGCGCTGCTATCCGGTCGCAACCATCATTCGGTCCACACCGGCCAGATCATGGAAATGGCGACGGGCTACCCGGGCTACGACTCGCTGGTAGGCCGCGATACGGCAGGGATCGGCGAAATCCTCCGGCAGAACGGCTGGAATACGGCCTGGTTCGGCAAGGATCACAACGTGCCCGATTGGGAAACGAGCCAGGCGGGGCCCTTCGACCGTTGGCCGACGGGCCTCGGCTTCGAGAAGTTCTACGGCTTCATTGGCGGCGACATGAACCAGTGGCGCCCGCTCCTCTTCGACAACACCACACCGATTGAACCGTATGTCGGCAAACCCGACTACAACCTCGACTACGACCTCGCCGATCAGGCTATCAAGTACGTCCAGACCCAGCATTCGATGGCGCCGGACAAACCGTTCTTCATCTACTACGCGCCGGGCGCCACGCACGCGCCGCATCATCCGCGCAAGGAGTGGGTGGACATGTACCGTGGCAAATTCGATCAGGGATGGGACGTGTTACGTGAGCAGACGCTCGCACGTCAGAAGCAACTCGGTATCGTGCCGCAAGATACCGATCTGACGAAGCGTTCGCCCGGCATTCCAGCATGGGACAGTCTGTCCGCGGACGACCGGAAGCTCTATTCCCGCATGATGGAAATCTATGCGGGCTATCTGGAACAGACGGACTACAACGTGGGCCGCGTGATCAAGGCGATCGACGACATGGGGCTGTCGGACAATACGCTGGTGATCTACATCGTGGGCGACAACGGGGCGAGTGGGGAAGGCGGCGTGGGTGGTTCGACCAACCTCGAAGGCGCGATGAACGGTGTCGTGCCGACCACCGCGCAAATGCTGCCGAAGATCGACGATCTCGGCACCTGGAAAACCTATAACCATTTCCCGGTTGGCTGGGCGCACGCGCTCGACACGCCGTTCCAATGGACCAAGCAGATTGCGAGTCACTTCGGCGGGACGCGTAACGGCATGGTTATTTCGTGGCCGGCGCATATCAAGGAAGATGGGCAGATTCGCTCGCAGTGGCATCACGTGATCGATATTCTGCCCACCGTGCTGGATGTTTCTCACGTGCCGCAGCCGGTCGAAGTCAATGGTGTCAAACAACGGCCGATCGAAGGCGTCAGCATGGCCATACGTTCGATCAGCCGAACGCGCCTTCAACACGTCGCACGCAGTATTTCGAGCTGTTCGGCAATCGCGCGATCTATCACGACGGCTGGATCGCGGCGACCACGCCGATCGCGCCGCCGTGGGCGACCGAGGTGCCGAATGTCGACGTGA